From one Streptomyces sp. CA-210063 genomic stretch:
- a CDS encoding DUF3291 domain-containing protein — protein MNPATYELAQVNIARLKAPLDSPQLKDFVDALDPVNAVADTSDGFVWRLKSDSGNATDIPVLGDEWLIINMSVWRDANALTAFMYQGQHRELLSRRREWFERLAEAVTTLWWVPAGHHPTVAEAEERLLHLRAHGPTPYAFTLRTSFPAGPAEPIAEPVAEPMADAVSRSAS, from the coding sequence ATGAATCCCGCCACGTACGAACTCGCCCAGGTCAACATCGCCCGCCTCAAAGCCCCCCTGGACTCCCCCCAGTTGAAGGACTTCGTCGACGCCCTGGACCCGGTGAACGCGGTGGCGGACACCTCGGACGGCTTCGTGTGGCGCCTGAAGAGCGACTCCGGCAACGCCACGGACATCCCCGTCCTCGGCGACGAGTGGCTGATCATCAACATGTCGGTATGGCGCGACGCCAACGCTCTGACGGCGTTCATGTACCAGGGACAGCACCGGGAACTGCTGTCCCGCAGGCGGGAGTGGTTCGAGCGCCTGGCCGAGGCGGTCACCACCCTGTGGTGGGTACCGGCCGGCCACCACCCCACCGTCGCCGAGGCGGAGGAACGCCTCCTCCACCTCCGGGCCCACGGCCCGACCCCCTACGCCTTCACCCTGCGCACGTCGTTCCCGGCGGGACCGGCGGAGCCAATCGCGGAGCCGGTCGCGGAGCCGATGGCCGACGCGGTCAGCCGATCGGCTTCCTGA
- a CDS encoding AurF N-oxygenase family protein: protein MTTVPSVNPVTSSDSRSEAEVLRDALGLLKDREQVAERLLVSSAKHSFDPDEELDWDAPFEAGKWFWPPELVSLYGTPLWRRMPEEQRIALSQHEAAALASLGIWFEIILMQLLVRHIYDKAATSAHVRYALTEIEDECRHSKMFARLISKGDTPYYPVSRPHHNLGRLFKTISTTPGSFTATLLGEEILDWMQRLTFPDERVQPLIRGVTRIHVVEEARHVRYAREELRRQMVTAPRWSRSFTRVTSGEFARVFAVAFINPEVYANVGLDQRVAVAQVRASGHRRDIMQTGAKRLTDFLDDIGVLQGVGRRMWRSSGLLA from the coding sequence ATGACTACGGTGCCCTCGGTGAACCCCGTGACCTCGTCGGACTCCCGGTCCGAAGCGGAGGTGCTGCGCGACGCGCTCGGGCTCCTCAAGGACCGGGAGCAGGTGGCCGAGCGGCTGCTCGTCTCCTCCGCGAAGCACTCCTTCGACCCGGACGAGGAGCTGGACTGGGACGCGCCCTTCGAGGCGGGCAAGTGGTTCTGGCCGCCGGAGCTGGTGTCCCTGTACGGAACGCCGCTGTGGCGGCGGATGCCGGAGGAACAGCGGATCGCGCTGTCCCAGCACGAGGCGGCGGCCCTGGCCTCCCTCGGCATCTGGTTCGAGATCATCCTGATGCAACTGCTCGTACGGCACATCTACGACAAGGCCGCGACCAGCGCGCACGTCCGCTACGCGCTGACCGAGATCGAGGACGAGTGCCGGCACTCGAAGATGTTCGCCCGGCTGATCAGCAAGGGCGACACCCCGTACTACCCGGTGAGCCGGCCGCACCACAACCTGGGCCGCCTCTTCAAGACGATCTCGACGACGCCCGGCTCCTTCACCGCGACCCTCCTCGGCGAGGAGATCCTCGACTGGATGCAGCGGCTGACCTTCCCCGACGAGCGGGTGCAGCCGCTCATCCGGGGCGTCACCCGCATCCATGTCGTCGAGGAGGCCCGGCACGTCCGCTACGCCCGTGAAGAGCTGCGCCGCCAGATGGTGACGGCCCCCCGCTGGTCCCGGAGCTTCACCCGCGTCACCTCCGGCGAGTTCGCCCGCGTCTTCGCCGTCGCCTTCATCAACCCGGAGGTCTACGCGAACGTCGGCCTCGACCAGCGGGTGGCTGTCGCCCAGGTACGGGCCAGCGGCCACCGCCGCGACATCATGCAGACCGGCGCGAAGCGGCTGACGGACTTCCTGGACGACATCGGGGTCCTCCAGGGTGTCGGACGGCGTATGTGGAGGTCGTCGGGGTTGCTGGCGTAG
- a CDS encoding TetR/AcrR family transcriptional regulator, with amino-acid sequence MTSEAPTRAYRRLSVEERRSQLLNAALELFAHNAPEDVSLDDVAEAAGVSRPLVYRYFPGGKQQLYEAALRSAAEELEQCFDEPAEGPLTRRLSRALDRYLTFVDEHDTGFSALLQGGSVVETSRATAIVDGVRRAAADHIIRHLDVTEPGLRLRMTVRMWITSVEAASLIWLDEGKRPDVGELRDWLVEQFVACLLATAGRDPQTAAVIRHALAVETSAGAVGSLARRVLPVVGDAAHLL; translated from the coding sequence ATGACGTCCGAGGCCCCCACCCGCGCGTACCGCCGACTGAGTGTGGAAGAGCGGCGCAGCCAGCTGCTGAACGCGGCGCTGGAACTGTTCGCGCACAACGCGCCGGAGGACGTCTCCCTCGACGACGTGGCGGAGGCGGCCGGGGTCTCCCGCCCCCTCGTCTACCGCTACTTCCCCGGCGGCAAGCAGCAGCTCTACGAGGCGGCCCTGCGCTCGGCCGCCGAGGAGCTGGAGCAGTGCTTCGACGAGCCGGCCGAGGGCCCCCTCACCAGACGCCTGTCCCGCGCCCTCGACCGCTATCTGACCTTCGTGGACGAGCACGACACCGGCTTCAGCGCCCTCCTCCAGGGCGGCAGCGTCGTGGAGACCTCCCGGGCGACCGCCATCGTGGACGGGGTCCGGCGGGCCGCCGCGGACCACATCATCCGGCATCTGGACGTGACCGAGCCCGGCCTCCGGCTGCGGATGACCGTCCGTATGTGGATCACCTCCGTCGAGGCGGCCTCCCTCATCTGGCTCGACGAGGGCAAGCGGCCGGACGTCGGCGAACTCCGCGACTGGCTCGTCGAACAGTTCGTCGCCTGCCTCCTCGCCACCGCCGGCCGCGACCCCCAGACCGCCGCCGTCATACGGCACGCCCTCGCCGTCGAGACCTCCGCCGGCGCCGTCGGCTCCCTGGCCCGCCGCGTCCTCCCCGTGGTCGGCGACGCCGCCCACCTGCTGTGA